A genomic stretch from Cellulomonas sp. KRMCY2 includes:
- the pth gene encoding aminoacyl-tRNA hydrolase: protein MSTPWLVVGLGNPGPTYAGNRHNLGHMVVDELARRTGSTLTAHRSRCQVAEARLGVLPGGAPGPRVVLARSGGYMNVSGGPVAALAGYLQVPPDRLVVVHDEIDLPFASIRLKVGGGEGGHNGLRSISASLGTREYLRVRIGVGRPPGRMDAADHVLRDFSSAERKDLPWLIDAAADAVEMIVGQGLLAAQQRFHAPS from the coding sequence ATGAGCACGCCCTGGCTCGTCGTCGGACTCGGGAACCCCGGGCCGACGTACGCCGGCAACCGGCACAACCTCGGTCACATGGTGGTCGACGAGCTGGCCCGTCGCACGGGCTCGACGCTCACGGCGCACCGCAGCCGCTGCCAGGTCGCTGAGGCCCGCCTGGGGGTGCTGCCGGGGGGTGCGCCGGGTCCCCGGGTCGTCCTCGCGCGGTCGGGCGGCTACATGAACGTGTCGGGTGGCCCCGTCGCCGCACTCGCCGGCTACCTCCAGGTCCCGCCGGACCGCCTCGTCGTCGTGCACGACGAGATCGACCTGCCGTTCGCGAGCATCCGGCTCAAGGTCGGCGGCGGCGAGGGCGGGCACAACGGTCTGCGGAGCATCAGCGCGTCGTTGGGCACACGGGAGTACCTGCGGGTGCGCATCGGTGTCGGTCGCCCACCCGGACGGATGGATGCCGCGGACCACGTGCTGAGGGACTTCTCGTCCGCCGAGCGCAAGGACCTGCCGTGGTTGATCGACGCCGCCGCCGACGCCGTCGAGATGATCGTGGGCCAGGGTCTGCTCGCCGCGCAGCAGAGGTTTCACGCTCCGTCGTGA
- a CDS encoding 50S ribosomal protein L25/general stress protein Ctc yields MSEVKLAAVARTEFGKGAARRIRRAHQIPAVLYGHGAAPLHIALPGHETTLALKHSNALFSIELDGSSQLAIAKDIQRDAVKDVIEHIDLLLVSLGEKITVDVNVHVVGESAPGTIHVVEAQTVTLEAEATRLPESIEVSVEGLEAGARVRGSDLILPEGAVFTGDPESVIVTISAPQSSAEDEAAVEEQAAVQSAASAASAAAAEAEEA; encoded by the coding sequence GTGTCCGAGGTCAAGCTCGCCGCCGTCGCCCGCACCGAGTTCGGCAAGGGTGCCGCGCGCCGCATCCGCCGTGCCCACCAGATCCCCGCCGTCCTGTACGGGCACGGTGCGGCCCCGCTGCACATCGCCCTGCCGGGCCACGAGACGACGCTCGCGCTGAAGCACTCGAACGCGCTCTTCTCGATCGAGCTCGACGGGTCGAGCCAGCTGGCCATCGCCAAGGACATCCAGCGCGACGCCGTCAAGGACGTCATCGAGCACATCGACCTGCTGCTCGTCTCCTTGGGCGAGAAGATCACTGTCGACGTCAACGTGCACGTCGTGGGCGAGTCCGCTCCCGGCACGATCCACGTCGTCGAGGCACAGACGGTCACCCTCGAGGCGGAGGCGACGCGCCTGCCCGAGTCGATCGAGGTCTCGGTCGAAGGCCTCGAGGCCGGCGCGCGGGTCCGCGGCAGCGACCTGATCCTCCCGGAGGGCGCCGTCTTCACCGGCGACCCCGAGTCGGTCATCGTGACGATCTCGGCCCCGCAGTCGTCCGCCGAGGACGAGGCAGCAGTCGAGGAGCAGGCAGCCGTGCAGTCGGCCGCCTCCGCTGCCTCCGCTGCAGCGGCAGAGGCCGAGGAGGCCTGA
- a CDS encoding ribose-phosphate diphosphokinase, with protein MTGITSNDGEKRLVLASGRAHPELAESVARELGVELVPTTVYDFANGEIYVRFGESVRGSDAFVLQSHTVPINQWIMEQLIMVDALKRASVKTITVVQPFYGYSRQDKKHRGREPISARLMADLFKTAGADRLMSVDLHAAQTQGFFDGPVDHLWAMPLLVDYVRTRVDPTNVVVVSPDAGRIRVAEQWAAKFGGCPLAFIHKTRDIHAPNRSVANRVVGDVEGRTCILTDDLIDTGGTISEAVRVLLAAGAKDVIVAATHGVLSDPAAQRLSECGAREIVVTDTLPIPEERRFEKLTILSIAPLIARAIREVFDDGSVTSLFDGAV; from the coding sequence ATGACCGGGATCACCTCGAACGACGGCGAGAAGCGCCTCGTCCTTGCATCGGGTCGTGCGCATCCGGAGCTGGCCGAGAGCGTGGCACGCGAGCTCGGGGTCGAGCTGGTCCCCACGACGGTCTACGACTTCGCCAACGGAGAGATCTACGTCCGGTTCGGAGAGAGCGTGCGCGGCTCGGACGCCTTCGTCCTGCAGAGCCATACCGTGCCGATCAACCAGTGGATCATGGAGCAGCTGATCATGGTGGACGCGCTCAAGCGGGCGTCCGTCAAGACGATCACCGTCGTCCAGCCCTTCTACGGCTACTCCCGGCAGGACAAGAAGCACCGTGGCCGCGAGCCGATCTCCGCACGGCTGATGGCCGACCTGTTCAAGACGGCAGGCGCCGACCGGCTGATGAGCGTCGACCTGCACGCCGCACAGACCCAGGGGTTCTTCGACGGCCCGGTCGACCACCTCTGGGCGATGCCTCTGCTGGTCGACTACGTGCGCACGCGGGTCGACCCGACGAACGTCGTCGTCGTCTCGCCCGACGCGGGACGCATCCGCGTGGCGGAGCAGTGGGCCGCGAAGTTCGGTGGCTGCCCACTGGCCTTCATCCACAAGACGCGCGACATCCACGCGCCCAACCGCTCGGTCGCCAACCGGGTCGTCGGTGACGTCGAGGGGCGTACGTGCATCCTGACCGACGACCTGATCGACACCGGCGGGACGATCTCCGAGGCGGTCCGGGTACTGCTGGCCGCGGGTGCCAAGGACGTCATCGTCGCGGCGACCCACGGGGTGCTGTCGGACCCGGCCGCCCAACGGCTCTCGGAGTGCGGTGCGCGCGAGATCGTCGTGACCGACACGCTGCCCATCCCTGAGGAGCGTCGGTTCGAGAAGCTCACCATCCTGTCGATCGCGCCGCTGATCGCCCGCGCCATCCGCGAGGTCTTCGACGACGGCTCGGTGACCTCGCTGTTCGACGGCGCGGTCTGA
- the glmU gene encoding bifunctional UDP-N-acetylglucosamine diphosphorylase/glucosamine-1-phosphate N-acetyltransferase GlmU has product MRSATPKVLHTLAGRTMLGHALAAARSLDPIRVTVVVRHGRDLVAAHALELDPAVLVADQDDVPGTGRAVQCALGVLDAAAHATAAHQDDGAGQGDEAVNAQVEGPVVVLAGDIPLLDGETLGQLLAAHVADGNAVTVLTTEVADPTGYGRILRDPDTGEVTGVVEHRDADPAQRAIVEINSSVYVFDAAVLRSALGRLDRDNAQGELYLTDVLAFARADGGAVRALRVDDPFLVEGVNDRAQLAVLAAELNRRLLDGWMLAGVTVVDPATTWVDVDVELEPDVTLLPGAQLFGATTVARGATVGPDTTLTDVVVGEGAQVVRSHGSSSRIGAGALVGPFAYLRPGTVLGAAGKIGAFVETKNATIGAHSRVPHLSYVGDATIGEHSNIGAGTIFVNYDGVHKHQTTIGSHVRVGSDNSLVAPVTIGDGAYTGAGSVIRRDVGPGALGINTAPQRTIDRWVLRRRPGTPSADAAAVALGESPDVSTDLSPQAIAELARGSAEPGPTSHPTTEGR; this is encoded by the coding sequence ATGCGATCGGCTACGCCGAAGGTGCTCCACACCCTGGCCGGGCGGACGATGCTCGGCCACGCGCTCGCCGCAGCGCGTTCGCTCGACCCGATCCGGGTCACCGTCGTGGTGCGCCACGGACGTGACCTCGTCGCAGCCCATGCGCTCGAGCTGGATCCGGCAGTCCTCGTCGCGGACCAGGACGACGTGCCGGGGACCGGCCGCGCCGTGCAGTGCGCGCTCGGGGTCCTCGACGCAGCAGCGCACGCCACGGCTGCCCACCAGGACGACGGGGCCGGCCAGGGCGACGAGGCCGTCAACGCGCAGGTCGAGGGTCCGGTCGTGGTCCTCGCCGGTGACATCCCGCTGCTCGACGGCGAGACGCTCGGACAGCTGCTCGCCGCGCACGTCGCGGACGGCAACGCCGTCACCGTGCTGACGACCGAGGTCGCCGACCCGACCGGGTACGGGCGGATCCTGCGCGACCCGGACACCGGCGAGGTCACCGGTGTCGTCGAGCACCGCGACGCCGACCCAGCCCAGCGGGCGATCGTCGAGATCAACTCGTCGGTCTACGTCTTCGACGCCGCCGTCCTGCGGTCGGCGCTCGGCCGCCTCGACCGTGACAACGCCCAGGGCGAGCTGTACCTGACCGACGTCCTGGCGTTCGCCCGGGCCGACGGCGGCGCGGTCCGGGCGCTGCGGGTCGACGACCCCTTCCTCGTCGAGGGGGTCAACGACCGCGCCCAGCTCGCCGTGCTGGCTGCCGAGCTCAACCGCCGGCTGCTCGACGGCTGGATGCTCGCCGGGGTGACGGTCGTCGACCCGGCGACGACCTGGGTCGACGTCGACGTCGAGCTCGAGCCGGACGTGACGCTCCTGCCCGGTGCGCAGCTCTTCGGTGCGACGACTGTGGCACGGGGCGCGACGGTGGGGCCGGACACGACGCTGACCGACGTCGTGGTCGGCGAGGGTGCCCAGGTGGTCCGCAGCCACGGCTCGTCGTCGCGGATCGGCGCCGGGGCGCTCGTCGGGCCGTTCGCCTACCTGCGGCCGGGGACGGTGCTCGGAGCTGCCGGCAAGATCGGTGCCTTCGTCGAGACGAAGAACGCGACGATCGGGGCCCACTCGAGGGTCCCGCACCTGTCCTACGTCGGGGACGCGACCATCGGGGAGCACAGCAACATCGGCGCGGGCACGATCTTCGTGAACTACGACGGCGTGCACAAGCACCAGACCACGATCGGCTCGCACGTCCGGGTGGGCTCGGACAACTCCCTCGTCGCGCCGGTCACGATCGGTGACGGCGCCTACACGGGCGCCGGATCGGTCATCCGTCGCGACGTCGGCCCGGGCGCGCTCGGCATCAACACAGCGCCGCAGCGCACCATCGACCGCTGGGTGCTCCGCCGCCGGCCGGGCACGCCGTCCGCGGACGCCGCAGCCGTGGCGCTCGGCGAGAGCCCCGACGTCTCGACCGACCTCTCCCCGCAAGCCATCGCCGAGCTGGCCCGCGGCTCGGCCGAGCCGGGTCCGACCTCGCATCCCACCACCGAAGGGCGCTGA
- a CDS encoding TetR/AcrR family transcriptional regulator, whose product MTGTQRREQLLDVSRQLFAEKGFEGTSVEEIAARADVSKPVVYEHFGGKEGVYAVVVDREIQALTGALTGALEAGGHPQILLERTALALLDYIEASTDGFRILVRDSPVAQATGTFSSLIGDVAAQVEHLLAHQFTRRGLDPATAPIYAQMLVGMVALTGQHWLDSRSPKKADVAAHLVNLAWYGLSGLQAKPTLRGGDGHTP is encoded by the coding sequence ATGACCGGTACGCAACGTCGGGAGCAGCTCCTCGACGTCTCCCGCCAGCTGTTCGCCGAGAAGGGCTTCGAGGGCACGAGCGTCGAGGAGATCGCCGCACGGGCCGATGTCTCCAAGCCGGTGGTCTACGAGCACTTCGGCGGCAAGGAGGGGGTCTACGCGGTCGTCGTCGACCGTGAGATCCAGGCCCTGACCGGTGCGCTGACCGGGGCGCTCGAGGCCGGCGGTCACCCGCAGATCCTGCTCGAGCGCACAGCCCTCGCCCTGCTCGACTACATCGAGGCGTCGACGGACGGCTTCCGCATCCTCGTGCGCGACTCACCCGTCGCCCAGGCGACCGGCACGTTCTCGAGCCTGATCGGGGACGTCGCGGCCCAGGTCGAGCACCTGCTCGCCCACCAGTTCACCCGTCGCGGGCTCGACCCGGCCACGGCGCCGATCTACGCGCAGATGCTGGTCGGCATGGTGGCACTGACCGGGCAGCACTGGCTGGACTCGCGCAGCCCGAAGAAGGCCGACGTCGCGGCGCACCTCGTCAACCTCGCCTGGTACGGGCTGTCCGGGCTCCAGGCCAAGCCGACGCTGCGTGGCGGGGACGGGCACACCCCATGA
- a CDS encoding MarR family winged helix-turn-helix transcriptional regulator: protein MTDEVDRIVEAWHRERPDLDVAPLSVLSRVSRLARHLDLARRGAFSRYDLEVWEFDVLSALRRAGEPYQLSPGTLVTQTLVTSGTMTNRIDRLAGRGLVERLPAPGDRRGVLVRLTPDGRVRVDGALEDLLHVERELLAGLPEKDRNRLADLLRIVVAPFDA, encoded by the coding sequence ATGACGGACGAGGTCGACCGGATCGTCGAGGCATGGCACCGCGAGCGACCCGACCTCGACGTCGCGCCGCTGAGCGTGCTGTCCCGCGTGAGCCGGCTCGCCCGGCACCTCGACCTGGCACGTCGAGGCGCGTTCAGCCGGTACGACCTCGAGGTGTGGGAGTTCGACGTCCTGTCGGCGCTGCGACGCGCCGGCGAGCCGTACCAGCTGTCCCCCGGGACCCTGGTCACCCAGACGCTGGTGACCAGCGGGACGATGACCAACCGGATCGACCGCCTGGCCGGACGCGGGCTCGTCGAGCGGCTGCCGGCTCCCGGCGACCGCCGCGGCGTCCTGGTCCGCCTCACCCCGGACGGGCGGGTCCGGGTGGACGGCGCACTCGAGGACCTCCTGCACGTCGAGCGCGAGCTGCTCGCCGGTCTGCCGGAGAAGGACCGCAACCGCCTCGCCGACCTGCTCCGCATCGTGGTCGCGCCGTTCGACGCCTGA
- a CDS encoding ABC-F family ATP-binding cassette domain-containing protein encodes MAHLFGADAISLTVGNRTLLDEVSLGVDAGMRIGVVGPNGAGKSTLLRLLARRQDPDAGRVTHAGDLRIGLLDQRDELPAGTLVRDVVHGDDAEHTWAGDAGIRAVHTGLLADVDLDADVEHLSGGQRRRVALAALLVADLDVLMLDEPTNHLDVEGVAWLAEHLVERFNDRAGRASTRGALIVVTHDRWFLDAVCTRMWEVTGAGAGDRTGGTVEGYEGGYAAYVLARAERDRQAATSASRRDNLLRKELAWLRRGAPARTSKPQFRLDAAAALIEDEPPPRDPLELTRLATARQGKDVLDVEGVTVEFGTPDGGRRTLMDDLTWRLGPGDRYGLVGVNGAGKTTLLRLLAGDAVPNRGRVKRGKTAVVAMLTQDVEELDELSHLRVLEVVERESRTVAVGGRELTAAQLVERLGFTRERAQTPVRDLSGGERRRLQLLRLLVGEPNVLLLDEPTNDLDTDTLAAIEDLLDGWPGTLVVVSHDRYLLERVCDRQVALLGDGTLRDLPGGVEQYLELRKVARSGAPVTFGAVPAPGSSAASSPTAPVPAAKPADAAGAADVTQGPTAAEVHAARKEMNRIDRRLSKIVQREATIHERMAAVASDHTAVIALDAELHELAVEREALEEAWLAAAEVTG; translated from the coding sequence ATGGCGCACCTGTTCGGTGCGGACGCCATCTCGCTCACCGTCGGCAACCGCACGCTGCTCGACGAGGTGAGTCTCGGCGTCGACGCCGGGATGCGCATCGGCGTCGTCGGTCCCAACGGCGCCGGCAAGTCCACCCTGCTGCGCCTGCTCGCGCGCCGGCAGGACCCCGACGCAGGCCGGGTGACCCATGCCGGCGACCTGCGGATCGGGCTGCTCGACCAGCGTGACGAGCTGCCGGCCGGGACTCTCGTGCGCGACGTCGTGCACGGTGACGATGCCGAGCACACCTGGGCCGGCGACGCCGGGATCCGTGCCGTCCACACCGGCCTGCTCGCCGACGTCGACCTCGACGCCGACGTCGAGCACCTGTCCGGCGGTCAGCGGCGCCGGGTCGCGCTGGCCGCGCTGCTGGTCGCCGACCTCGACGTCCTGATGCTCGACGAGCCGACCAACCACCTGGACGTCGAGGGTGTCGCCTGGCTCGCCGAGCACCTGGTCGAACGTTTCAACGACCGCGCCGGCCGCGCGTCGACGCGCGGTGCGCTGATCGTCGTGACCCACGACAGGTGGTTCCTCGACGCGGTCTGCACCCGGATGTGGGAGGTCACGGGAGCCGGCGCCGGGGACCGCACCGGTGGCACCGTCGAGGGCTACGAGGGTGGCTACGCGGCCTACGTGCTCGCGCGGGCGGAGCGCGATCGGCAGGCCGCGACCTCGGCGAGCCGCCGCGACAACCTGCTGCGCAAGGAGCTCGCATGGCTGCGCCGAGGCGCACCGGCCAGGACGAGCAAGCCGCAGTTCCGCCTCGACGCGGCAGCGGCCCTGATCGAGGACGAGCCACCGCCGCGCGACCCGCTCGAGCTGACCCGGCTCGCGACCGCACGGCAGGGCAAGGACGTGCTCGACGTCGAGGGCGTCACTGTCGAGTTCGGCACGCCCGACGGCGGTCGCCGTACCTTGATGGACGACCTCACCTGGCGGCTCGGCCCGGGGGACCGCTACGGCCTGGTCGGGGTCAACGGGGCCGGCAAGACGACCCTGCTCCGGCTGCTCGCGGGCGACGCGGTGCCGAACCGTGGCCGGGTCAAGCGCGGCAAGACGGCGGTCGTCGCGATGCTCACCCAGGACGTCGAGGAGCTCGACGAGCTCTCGCACCTGCGGGTCCTGGAGGTCGTCGAGCGGGAGAGCCGGACGGTCGCCGTCGGTGGCAGGGAGCTCACCGCGGCGCAGCTCGTCGAGCGGCTCGGCTTCACCAGGGAGCGCGCGCAGACCCCGGTCCGCGACCTGTCCGGCGGTGAGCGTCGCCGCCTGCAGCTGCTGCGCCTCCTGGTCGGCGAGCCCAACGTGCTGCTGCTCGACGAGCCGACCAACGACCTGGACACCGACACCCTCGCGGCGATCGAGGACCTGCTCGACGGCTGGCCGGGCACCCTCGTCGTCGTCTCGCACGACCGCTACCTGCTCGAGCGGGTCTGCGACCGTCAGGTCGCCCTGCTCGGCGACGGCACCCTGCGGGACCTGCCCGGTGGCGTCGAGCAGTACCTCGAGCTGCGCAAGGTGGCGCGGTCCGGTGCTCCGGTGACGTTCGGTGCGGTCCCGGCACCCGGCTCGTCCGCCGCGTCGTCGCCGACCGCCCCGGTGCCCGCCGCGAAGCCTGCTGACGCTGCCGGCGCCGCGGACGTCACGCAGGGTCCGACGGCGGCCGAGGTGCACGCCGCACGCAAGGAGATGAACCGGATCGACCGACGGCTCTCCAAGATCGTCCAGCGTGAGGCGACGATCCACGAGCGGATGGCCGCGGTGGCGTCCGACCACACGGCGGTGATCGCGCTCGACGCGGAGCTCCACGAGCTGGCCGTGGAGCGCGAGGCCCTCGAAGAGGCGTGGCTGGCGGCTGCCGAGGTCACCGGCTGA
- a CDS encoding 4-(cytidine 5'-diphospho)-2-C-methyl-D-erythritol kinase, which yields MTYQPRAGAAVHVRAPGKLNLALSVGRRRPDGYHPLATVFQALSVYEELTAEPADDLTITVSGAQADLVPTDGTNLAVRAARLLAERVGIPSGVHLHVHKGVPVAGGMAGGSADAAAALIACDALWDTGIPRGELVELAAELGSDVPFALVGHTAVGRGRGDLLTPALTRGEYHWALGLRTAGLSTPEVYATFDEILGGASDEPTVDRALMAALASGDAVAVGRALTNDLQVAALELAPDLAETLSVAQDAGALGVLVSGSGPTVAALGRSRHHALALAAAMTASGATDSVLCASGPVPGARLTTETSDRDRLATGPTRGDRS from the coding sequence GTGACCTACCAGCCCCGCGCCGGCGCCGCCGTGCACGTGCGCGCGCCGGGCAAGCTCAACCTCGCGCTGTCGGTCGGCCGTCGCCGGCCGGACGGCTACCACCCGCTGGCCACGGTCTTCCAGGCGCTCTCGGTCTACGAGGAGCTGACGGCCGAGCCGGCCGACGACCTGACCATCACCGTCAGCGGCGCTCAGGCAGACCTGGTGCCGACCGACGGGACGAACCTCGCGGTCCGCGCCGCCCGGCTGCTGGCCGAGCGGGTCGGGATCCCGTCCGGGGTGCACCTGCACGTGCACAAGGGTGTCCCGGTGGCCGGCGGGATGGCGGGCGGGTCCGCCGACGCCGCGGCGGCGCTGATCGCCTGCGATGCGCTGTGGGACACCGGCATCCCGCGCGGGGAGCTCGTCGAGCTCGCCGCGGAGCTGGGCTCTGACGTGCCCTTCGCCCTCGTGGGGCACACCGCCGTCGGCCGAGGCCGCGGCGACCTGCTGACACCGGCGCTGACCCGGGGCGAGTACCACTGGGCGCTCGGTCTGCGCACTGCGGGCCTGTCCACGCCCGAGGTGTACGCCACCTTCGACGAGATCCTCGGGGGGGCGTCCGACGAGCCGACGGTGGACCGTGCGCTGATGGCCGCGCTCGCCTCGGGTGACGCCGTAGCGGTCGGCCGCGCACTGACCAACGACCTCCAGGTGGCCGCGCTCGAGCTCGCACCCGACCTCGCCGAGACGCTGAGCGTCGCGCAGGACGCCGGTGCCCTCGGGGTGCTCGTCAGCGGTTCGGGCCCGACGGTCGCCGCTCTGGGCAGGAGCCGGCACCATGCGCTGGCGCTGGCGGCGGCGATGACCGCGTCGGGCGCGACCGACAGCGTCCTGTGCGCGTCCGGCCCGGTGCCCGGTGCCCGGCTGACCACCGAGACGTCGGACCGTGACCGCCTCGCCACCGGCCCGACCCGCGGGGACCGGAGCTGA
- the rsmA gene encoding 16S rRNA (adenine(1518)-N(6)/adenine(1519)-N(6))-dimethyltransferase RsmA: protein MTTDALLGPAQIRDLAGRLGVRPTKSLGQNFVVDAGTVRRIVRIAQVTPGERVVEIGPGLGSLTLGLLDAGADVLAVEIDPVLAEQLPLTVAERAPDLAGRLTVLTADALTLTALPGPPPTALVANLPYNVAVPVLLSFLARFDSLERVLVMVQAEVADRLVAPPGSRTYGIPSAKAAWYASARSAGSIGRAVFWPVPRVDSSLVALERRDPPPTTATRQEVFAVVDAAFAQRRKMLRSALAGVAGSGAAAAAALVAAGVDPTSRGERLDIAAFARIAEQLHR from the coding sequence ATGACGACAGACGCCCTGCTGGGCCCCGCGCAGATCCGGGATCTGGCAGGGCGTCTCGGCGTCCGGCCCACGAAGAGCCTCGGCCAGAACTTCGTCGTCGACGCCGGGACCGTCCGTCGGATCGTCCGGATCGCCCAGGTGACGCCGGGTGAGCGGGTCGTGGAGATCGGACCCGGGCTGGGCTCGCTGACCCTCGGCCTGCTCGATGCCGGCGCCGACGTGCTGGCGGTCGAGATCGACCCGGTGCTCGCCGAGCAGCTGCCGCTGACGGTGGCCGAGCGCGCGCCGGACCTGGCCGGACGCCTCACCGTGCTGACGGCGGACGCGCTGACCTTGACTGCGCTGCCCGGTCCGCCGCCGACCGCGCTCGTCGCGAACCTGCCGTACAACGTCGCCGTGCCGGTCCTGCTGTCCTTCCTGGCGCGGTTCGACTCGCTCGAGCGGGTCCTGGTGATGGTCCAGGCCGAGGTGGCCGACCGGTTGGTCGCACCGCCCGGGTCGCGCACCTATGGGATCCCCTCGGCCAAGGCCGCCTGGTACGCCTCGGCGCGCAGCGCCGGCTCGATCGGCCGTGCGGTCTTCTGGCCGGTGCCCCGGGTCGACTCGTCGCTCGTCGCGCTCGAACGTCGTGACCCGCCCCCGACGACGGCCACCCGCCAGGAGGTGTTCGCGGTCGTGGACGCCGCGTTCGCCCAGCGCCGCAAGATGCTCCGCTCGGCGCTCGCCGGCGTCGCCGGGTCGGGTGCTGCCGCCGCGGCGGCTCTGGTGGCCGCGGGCGTCGACCCGACGTCGCGGGGCGAGCGGCTCGACATCGCCGCCTTCGCCCGCATCGCCGAACAGCTGCACCGGTGA
- a CDS encoding resuscitation-promoting factor yields MPGHPDVWNHVTFLDPIRRAAARTLASRPRRSTTVQSVPADQAGTEPAPTGHARPTPRRRALGIAALSTTLVLLAGGSLAVASAHKTVTLDVDGQLVEVSTFVGSVGGILEAEGVELGERDIVAPDTAAALRDGDEVVVRHAKQLTVLADGEESTVWTTALSADEALAGLATRGDDVRLVASRSLSTGRADLTVQLDLDGPVDVVVDGRTEHVEDGSIGMDEVLASLDVTIGDLDRVQVLHVATPEGGDRLTVLVQRVVAQERPTTAEIPFETAVEQSDDLYKGQRRVEVAGVPGELTTVQRVILVDGVEESARLLSETVTRPPVTEVVREGTKARPVAAAAPATASTVGGDVWAALAQCESGGNPGSISASGTYYGLYQFSLGTWQAMGGTGLPSDASADEQTQRAQALQARSGWGQWPACARSLGLL; encoded by the coding sequence GTGCCCGGACACCCCGACGTCTGGAACCACGTGACCTTCCTCGACCCGATCCGCCGCGCCGCCGCGCGGACCCTGGCCTCCCGCCCCCGACGCTCCACGACCGTTCAGTCCGTTCCGGCCGATCAGGCCGGCACCGAGCCGGCACCGACCGGCCACGCCCGTCCGACGCCTCGCCGTCGGGCCCTGGGCATCGCAGCCCTCAGCACCACCCTGGTCCTCCTCGCAGGCGGCTCGCTCGCCGTCGCCAGTGCGCACAAGACCGTGACCCTCGACGTCGACGGTCAGCTGGTCGAGGTCTCGACCTTCGTCGGCAGCGTCGGCGGCATCCTCGAGGCCGAGGGTGTCGAGCTCGGTGAGCGCGACATCGTCGCTCCGGACACGGCCGCAGCCCTGCGTGACGGGGACGAGGTCGTCGTCCGGCACGCCAAGCAGCTGACGGTTCTCGCCGACGGCGAGGAGTCCACCGTGTGGACCACTGCGCTGAGTGCCGACGAGGCGCTCGCCGGCCTCGCCACCCGCGGCGACGACGTGCGACTGGTGGCCTCGCGGTCGCTGTCGACGGGCCGCGCCGACCTCACCGTCCAGCTCGACCTCGACGGTCCGGTCGACGTCGTGGTCGACGGCCGGACGGAGCACGTCGAGGACGGCTCGATCGGCATGGACGAAGTCCTCGCGTCCCTCGACGTCACCATCGGTGACCTGGACCGGGTCCAGGTGCTCCACGTGGCGACGCCGGAGGGCGGCGACCGGCTGACCGTCCTCGTGCAGCGGGTCGTCGCGCAGGAGCGCCCGACCACCGCCGAGATCCCGTTCGAGACGGCTGTCGAGCAGAGCGACGACCTGTACAAGGGTCAGCGTCGGGTCGAGGTCGCCGGTGTCCCCGGTGAGCTCACGACCGTGCAGCGCGTCATCCTGGTCGACGGCGTCGAGGAGTCCGCGCGGCTGCTCAGCGAGACCGTCACCCGCCCGCCGGTGACCGAGGTGGTCCGCGAGGGCACCAAGGCCCGGCCGGTCGCTGCGGCCGCGCCGGCCACCGCGAGCACCGTCGGTGGGGACGTGTGGGCCGCGCTGGCCCAGTGCGAGTCGGGCGGGAACCCGGGGTCCATCTCGGCGAGCGGCACGTACTACGGGCTGTACCAGTTCTCGCTGGGCACCTGGCAGGCGATGGGCGGCACCGGACTTCCGTCCGATGCCTCCGCCGACGAGCAGACCCAGCGCGCGCAGGCACTGCAGGCGCGGTCCGGCTGGGGCCAGTGGCCCGCGTGCGCGCGGAGCCTCGGACTGCTCTGA